A portion of the Candidatus Binataceae bacterium genome contains these proteins:
- a CDS encoding cytochrome c biogenesis protein CcdA: MERYGPPSRVVRALFAAIGAWAPAAFALAVIVAFGAPARVRAQALPKPSEIARIDGLKLAAPLKPGGISKLVVDAEILSGWHINSNHPNSPDFIPTKLAVNPPPGLKTGAVKYPPADQIAPAFSGGEKLSVFTGPIEFEVPLMAAPGFKPAADAAIAVTLDYQPCNDNICLPPAQIRASAPLSSLQPSADAGESRDAAGAAAYAPVASAAAYEAHPAHLALTALDSSADSPADTADDSGGVGGGWNLADIFAQHGMLLGLLAVFLGGLALNLTPCVYPLIGVTLAYFANQGGGPRRIAILAVTYVLGIALTFSAAGVAVALSGGLFGAALQNPWVLAIIAAVLLALAGSSFGLYSLQPPQWMMQRAGAARPGYLGALAMGLGMGVVAAPCIGPIVLGLLLMVERSADPLFGFTLFFTLALGLGLPYVALALAAGHIRALPRSGEWLAWIEQFFGFVLLGLALYFLDPLLGGWAIRLMPYYAAGAGIFLGFVTPVGRGWRPFLVFRSALGAAALGALAYLLLFPAAKPAAQLSFAPYDAKAVAQARADKKPVVIDFSATWCIPCREMQRTTFRDPAVIREAEHFVRLQADLTQTDLRSKQLSSMYEIHGVPTTVFIDKHGRILKREVGYVDARQFLSDLREIDEIDGLPEVRNTTIPAAESASL, translated from the coding sequence ATGGAACGTTACGGCCCGCCGTCGCGCGTCGTACGCGCGCTCTTTGCGGCAATCGGCGCGTGGGCGCCCGCCGCATTCGCCCTCGCCGTCATCGTCGCGTTCGGCGCGCCGGCGCGGGTTCGCGCACAGGCGCTCCCCAAGCCGTCGGAAATCGCCAGGATCGATGGGCTCAAGCTCGCCGCGCCGCTCAAGCCGGGCGGCATCAGCAAGCTGGTGGTTGACGCCGAGATTCTCTCCGGATGGCACATCAACTCGAACCATCCGAACTCGCCCGACTTTATCCCGACCAAACTTGCGGTGAATCCGCCGCCCGGGCTCAAGACCGGCGCTGTGAAGTATCCGCCGGCCGACCAGATCGCGCCCGCGTTTTCCGGCGGCGAAAAGCTTTCGGTGTTCACCGGGCCGATCGAATTCGAGGTCCCACTGATGGCGGCGCCCGGCTTCAAGCCGGCGGCCGACGCCGCGATCGCCGTCACGCTCGACTACCAGCCCTGCAACGACAATATCTGTCTTCCTCCCGCGCAGATCAGGGCGAGCGCACCGCTCTCCTCGCTCCAGCCCTCGGCTGACGCGGGAGAGTCGCGCGACGCCGCGGGCGCAGCGGCCTACGCTCCCGTGGCGTCGGCCGCCGCATACGAGGCGCATCCTGCGCACCTGGCACTCACCGCGTTGGACTCATCCGCCGATTCCCCGGCCGACACTGCCGACGATAGCGGCGGTGTGGGCGGCGGATGGAACCTTGCGGACATTTTCGCGCAGCACGGGATGCTGCTCGGCCTGCTGGCGGTGTTCCTTGGCGGGCTCGCGCTCAACCTGACGCCGTGCGTCTATCCGCTGATCGGCGTGACGCTGGCCTACTTCGCCAACCAGGGCGGCGGGCCGCGCCGAATCGCGATTCTCGCCGTGACCTACGTGCTGGGGATCGCGCTGACGTTCTCCGCCGCTGGAGTCGCGGTCGCACTCTCGGGCGGCCTGTTCGGCGCGGCACTTCAAAATCCGTGGGTGCTCGCGATTATCGCGGCGGTTCTGTTGGCGCTGGCGGGTTCCAGCTTCGGGCTGTATTCGCTTCAGCCGCCGCAGTGGATGATGCAGCGGGCGGGGGCGGCACGCCCGGGTTATCTCGGCGCGCTCGCGATGGGGCTCGGGATGGGCGTCGTCGCGGCACCGTGCATCGGGCCGATTGTGCTCGGGCTGCTCCTGATGGTCGAGCGCAGCGCCGACCCGCTCTTCGGCTTCACGCTCTTCTTCACGCTGGCACTCGGACTTGGATTGCCTTACGTCGCCCTCGCGCTGGCCGCCGGCCATATCCGCGCGCTTCCGCGATCGGGGGAATGGCTGGCGTGGATCGAGCAGTTCTTCGGCTTCGTGCTGCTCGGGCTCGCGCTCTATTTCCTCGACCCGCTGCTGGGCGGATGGGCGATACGGCTGATGCCGTACTATGCGGCTGGGGCAGGGATCTTTCTCGGCTTCGTTACGCCGGTGGGGCGCGGATGGCGTCCATTCCTGGTCTTTCGCAGTGCGTTGGGGGCGGCTGCGCTGGGCGCGCTCGCCTATCTGCTGTTGTTCCCGGCCGCCAAACCCGCCGCGCAGCTTTCCTTTGCCCCTTACGACGCGAAGGCGGTGGCCCAGGCGCGCGCCGACAAGAAACCGGTGGTGATCGACTTCAGCGCGACCTGGTGCATCCCATGCCGCGAGATGCAGCGCACGACCTTCCGCGACCCTGCGGTGATCCGCGAGGCCGAACATTTCGTCCGTCTCCAGGCGGATCTCACCCAGACCGACCTCCGCAGCAAACAGCTCAGCAGCATGTACGAGATCCACGGCGTGCCGACGACCGTGTTCATTGACAAGCACGGGCGGATTCTCAAACGCGAGGTCGGCTATGTCGACGCCCGCCAGTTTCTGAGCGATCTGCGCGAAATCGACGAGATTGACGGGCTGCCCGAGGTCCGCAATACGACCATTCCCGCCGCGGAGTCGGCTTCACTTTAG
- a CDS encoding TonB family protein, producing the protein MKTCPRCARTYPDSEAFCELDGTALVSGAAAQTAQSATPIDESEGAIECPVCGGKAQPGELVCNFCGARLVPDAGPSAGGVAPGGPASSASARRSAGGAARRSPETFVPAQEKFTSRDFTPPEPEEEEEEGGRPLLSIIGYTIAALAALAAGAWLALRLSSHPATEPSKLVSATPVPSAAPAAASPVVELAKSVSLQTVGASASAPERSTDVARKVFEDNKSALLDNYRTVLAGGAAVDDGMMVRLTVAPSGEVTGAAVRTSTAPNPELDAAVVKSMMGWKFAPFNGGEVSADYPMIFARDPAQAAAIDTSLATKVAALTPAETPEYAFAPAPAAPATAPTPAMEAAVPPLAPAVAPESKPKVRHRPRRLAAVPPRQPPLLERVQSALRSNRKLGRVKAYTTGGVVTLYGKVFDDNGKRLAERTVRGVSGVTDVIDQLTTDKAQWAADELRITQGLANAGLSGVKVKVIGRDAYLDGEVPTDLDRQRAVTIAEGAAAVKVRSNLIRVAPGRVFGF; encoded by the coding sequence ATGAAGACCTGTCCGCGATGTGCCAGGACCTATCCCGATAGCGAAGCATTTTGCGAGCTTGACGGCACCGCGCTGGTTTCCGGCGCCGCCGCGCAAACCGCCCAGAGCGCCACGCCGATCGACGAGAGCGAGGGCGCAATCGAATGCCCAGTCTGCGGCGGCAAGGCCCAGCCGGGTGAGCTGGTCTGCAACTTCTGCGGCGCTCGCCTGGTGCCGGACGCCGGCCCCTCGGCTGGCGGGGTGGCCCCCGGCGGACCAGCGTCCTCCGCAAGCGCCCGGCGTTCCGCAGGTGGGGCGGCGCGGCGCAGCCCCGAGACTTTCGTCCCCGCCCAGGAGAAATTCACCTCGCGCGACTTTACTCCACCAGAGCCTGAAGAAGAGGAAGAGGAGGGGGGACGGCCGCTCCTGAGCATAATCGGCTACACGATCGCCGCGCTGGCGGCGCTCGCTGCCGGTGCTTGGCTTGCGCTCAGGCTGAGCTCGCATCCCGCGACCGAGCCGTCGAAGCTGGTTTCGGCCACGCCCGTTCCGAGTGCGGCGCCTGCCGCTGCTTCGCCAGTGGTCGAGTTGGCGAAGAGCGTATCGCTGCAAACGGTGGGTGCCTCGGCCTCGGCGCCCGAGCGCAGCACCGACGTTGCGCGCAAGGTTTTCGAGGACAATAAGAGCGCGCTGCTCGACAACTACCGGACGGTGCTGGCGGGCGGCGCGGCGGTCGATGACGGTATGATGGTGCGCCTGACAGTGGCGCCCAGCGGCGAGGTAACCGGCGCCGCGGTGCGCACCTCAACCGCACCGAACCCGGAACTGGATGCGGCAGTGGTCAAGTCGATGATGGGATGGAAGTTCGCGCCGTTCAACGGCGGCGAGGTGAGCGCAGACTATCCGATGATTTTCGCGCGCGATCCCGCGCAAGCCGCGGCTATCGATACGAGTCTGGCGACCAAGGTGGCCGCGCTGACTCCCGCCGAGACTCCCGAATACGCCTTTGCGCCGGCGCCGGCCGCGCCCGCCACGGCGCCGACGCCCGCGATGGAAGCGGCGGTGCCGCCGCTCGCGCCCGCGGTTGCGCCCGAGTCGAAGCCCAAGGTCCGGCACCGTCCGCGGCGGCTGGCCGCCGTGCCGCCGCGCCAGCCGCCGTTGCTCGAGCGGGTGCAATCGGCGCTGCGCTCCAATCGCAAGCTGGGACGGGTCAAGGCCTACACTACCGGCGGCGTCGTTACGCTGTACGGCAAGGTCTTTGACGACAACGGCAAGCGGCTGGCCGAGCGTACCGTGCGCGGAGTCAGCGGTGTGACCGACGTTATCGATCAGCTCACCACCGACAAGGCGCAGTGGGCCGCGGACGAATTGCGTATCACACAGGGTCTCGCCAACGCGGGGCTGAGCGGGGTCAAAGTCAAGGTCATCGGGCGCGATGCCTACCTGGACGGCGAGGTGCCAACCGACCTCGACCGCCAGCGCGCGGTGACAATCGCCGAGGGCGCGGCGGCAGTCAAAGTCCGCAGCAACCTGATTCGTGTGGCGCCCGGCCGCGTATTTGGCTTTTAG
- a CDS encoding iron-containing redox enzyme family protein — protein sequence MAQNNEQFVRELFKLVHERRSFGRHPLWKKIEAGQVPRDKMKIFAQQFFLQVREFPRAISALHSRCYDSQERLKLAESLYEEETGLISGSAPHPELFIRLGTGFGLKREEMTQAQPLPGTEALIDWFELSTKDRSFAEGIGAINVAAEGQVPGNFGSFARALEKHYGLNTEQVAFFDIHEIADRDHSDVGDNILSHLPLSDHDRAKVQAAASRSLDLWWNFFDDIQRACEA from the coding sequence ATGGCACAGAACAACGAACAATTCGTCCGCGAACTGTTCAAGCTGGTCCACGAGCGCCGCTCCTTCGGGCGCCATCCGCTGTGGAAGAAGATCGAGGCCGGCCAGGTCCCGCGAGACAAGATGAAGATCTTCGCGCAGCAGTTCTTCCTCCAGGTGCGCGAGTTCCCGCGCGCGATCAGCGCCCTGCACTCGCGATGCTACGACTCGCAGGAGCGGCTCAAGCTCGCCGAAAGCCTCTACGAGGAGGAGACCGGGCTGATTTCAGGCAGCGCGCCCCATCCGGAACTTTTCATCCGGCTCGGGACGGGCTTCGGGCTCAAGCGCGAGGAGATGACCCAGGCCCAGCCGCTGCCGGGCACCGAGGCCCTGATCGACTGGTTCGAGCTTTCGACCAAGGACCGCTCGTTCGCCGAGGGAATCGGCGCGATCAACGTGGCCGCCGAGGGTCAGGTGCCGGGCAACTTCGGCTCGTTCGCGCGGGCACTGGAGAAGCACTACGGGCTGAACACCGAGCAGGTCGCCTTCTTCGACATCCATGAGATTGCAGACCGCGACCATAGCGACGTCGGCGACAATATCCTGAGCCATCTGCCGCTGAGCGACCACGACAGGGCCAAGGTGCAGGCGGCCGCCTCGCGCTCGCTCGATCTGTGGTGGAACTTCTTCGACGACATCCAGCGCGCCTGCGAGGCCTGA
- a CDS encoding dodecin, which produces MPNKTYKVVDVVGVSDQSIHQAVRNALKKAGQTLRNIDWFEVQNIRGAVNKQCDPEFQVTLKIGFRLEDQPVN; this is translated from the coding sequence ATGCCCAACAAGACCTATAAGGTCGTCGACGTGGTCGGCGTCTCCGACCAGAGCATCCATCAGGCCGTGCGCAACGCGCTCAAGAAGGCGGGCCAGACCCTGCGCAACATCGACTGGTTCGAGGTCCAGAACATCCGCGGCGCGGTCAACAAGCAGTGCGATCCCGAATTCCAGGTCACACTCAAGATCGGTTTCCGGCTCGAAGATCAGCCCGTCAACTGA
- a CDS encoding MFS transporter encodes MPIETSSETPEAAPASAAPPASAGGRRGAFRALRHRNFRLFFGGQFTSLIGTWMQSVAQGWLVLKLTNSSLMLGVVSFAGYLPVLAVTLFAGVVVDHVDRRRLIIATQALLMLSAFALAALTWAGVVRVEHVALLAAFNGLVTAFDMPGRQAFVVEMVGREDLPNAIALNSMIFNGARVVGPAIAGVLIGMVGTAGCFFLNGVSYLAVIWSLWEMDLVAREAAPIGGAMLVRLREGLVFVRRHRASFYLLLLVAINAGFGMQYSVLMPVFARDVLHGAARTYGFLLAAQGIGALVGALVLASRRSPRALRQNLVVGLFGAAAGILAFGFSPWIWLSMVAQMVIGAGLINHTATSNTMLQLFVSDELRGRVMSMYTLSFIGLAPIGSLEVGYVGELASPQIAVALSALATLACGIIVASRLDVIARAQATVSDEAHAAAD; translated from the coding sequence GTGCCGATCGAGACCTCCTCCGAGACCCCCGAAGCTGCCCCCGCATCGGCAGCGCCGCCAGCCTCCGCCGGCGGCCGGCGAGGCGCCTTCCGCGCCCTGCGCCATCGCAACTTCCGGCTCTTCTTCGGCGGCCAGTTCACCTCGCTCATCGGCACCTGGATGCAGTCGGTGGCGCAGGGCTGGCTGGTGCTCAAGCTGACCAACTCGTCCCTGATGCTCGGGGTGGTGAGCTTTGCGGGCTACCTGCCAGTGCTGGCGGTGACGCTGTTTGCCGGCGTGGTGGTGGATCATGTCGATCGCCGCCGGCTCATCATCGCCACTCAGGCACTTCTGATGCTGAGCGCTTTTGCGCTCGCCGCGTTGACCTGGGCAGGCGTGGTACGGGTCGAGCACGTTGCACTGCTGGCGGCGTTCAACGGCCTGGTGACCGCCTTCGACATGCCGGGGCGCCAGGCCTTCGTGGTCGAGATGGTCGGGCGCGAGGATTTGCCCAACGCGATTGCGCTCAACTCGATGATCTTCAATGGCGCGCGTGTGGTCGGTCCGGCGATCGCGGGCGTGCTGATCGGCATGGTCGGCACCGCCGGATGCTTCTTCCTCAACGGCGTCAGCTACCTCGCCGTCATCTGGAGCCTGTGGGAGATGGACCTGGTGGCGCGCGAGGCGGCTCCGATTGGCGGAGCGATGCTCGTTCGCCTGCGCGAGGGGCTGGTCTTCGTCCGGCGCCATCGCGCGAGCTTCTACCTGCTCTTGCTGGTCGCGATCAACGCGGGCTTCGGGATGCAGTACTCGGTGCTGATGCCGGTTTTCGCGCGCGACGTGCTCCACGGGGCGGCGAGGACCTACGGTTTCCTGCTCGCCGCGCAGGGGATCGGCGCGCTCGTCGGCGCCCTGGTGCTGGCCTCGCGCCGCAGCCCGCGGGCGTTGAGGCAGAACCTGGTCGTGGGGCTGTTCGGCGCCGCGGCGGGGATCCTGGCTTTCGGGTTCTCGCCCTGGATCTGGCTCTCGATGGTGGCGCAGATGGTGATCGGCGCGGGCCTTATCAACCATACGGCGACCAGCAACACGATGCTCCAGCTCTTCGTCTCCGACGAGTTGCGCGGGCGTGTGATGAGCATGTACACGCTGTCGTTCATCGGACTCGCCCCGATTGGCAGCCTTGAGGTCGGCTATGTGGGCGAGCTGGCAAGCCCGCAAATCGCGGTGGCGCTCTCGGCGCTGGCGACGCTTGCCTGCGGAATTATCGTCGCCAGCCGCCTCGACGTTATCGCCAGAGCTCAGGCCACAGTCAGCGACGAGGCGCACGCGGCCGCCGATTGA
- the ribB gene encoding 3,4-dihydroxy-2-butanone-4-phosphate synthase: MFGEIVLREKTEAPFISIEEALEEIRRGRMVILMDDEQRENEGDLCMAAEKASTEAINFMAKYGRGLICLPMAPERIDRLGLSMMVGDNQAPLGTAFTVPITARRAGGSGISAHDRATTILQAVREDATGAEFITPGYVYPLRAREGGVLVRTGQTEGAVDLARLAGLKPAGVICEILKDDGTMARRDDLVDFARIHGLKIVTVADIIEYRLRNETMIQRIAEARLPTSFGEFRAIVYRNLVDSTEHLVLVMGRIDAEHPVRVRAHREYLPGDVFGYTERNTRSLLQAAMERIAEVGEGVILYLKRESDAIATDINGNGATARRAPWAQRASTHLSPPEADFRDYGIGAQILRDVGVRKMVLLSDQAPRLANLPGYGLEIVGNEPLSKGEPVPGG; encoded by the coding sequence ATGTTCGGCGAAATCGTCCTCCGCGAGAAAACCGAGGCGCCCTTCATATCGATTGAGGAAGCGCTCGAAGAGATCCGGCGCGGCCGGATGGTCATCCTGATGGATGACGAGCAGCGCGAGAACGAGGGCGATCTCTGCATGGCGGCCGAGAAGGCCAGCACCGAGGCGATCAACTTCATGGCCAAGTACGGGCGCGGGTTGATCTGCCTGCCGATGGCGCCCGAGAGGATCGACCGCCTGGGGCTGAGCATGATGGTCGGCGACAATCAGGCCCCGCTGGGTACCGCGTTCACCGTCCCGATTACCGCGCGGCGCGCCGGCGGCTCAGGCATCTCCGCCCACGACCGCGCGACGACCATCCTCCAGGCCGTGCGCGAGGACGCCACCGGCGCCGAGTTCATCACCCCCGGCTACGTCTATCCGCTGCGCGCGCGCGAGGGCGGCGTGTTGGTGCGCACCGGGCAGACCGAGGGCGCGGTGGATCTGGCGCGGCTGGCGGGGCTCAAGCCGGCCGGTGTGATCTGCGAGATTCTCAAGGACGACGGCACAATGGCGCGGCGCGACGACCTCGTCGATTTCGCCCGCATCCACGGGCTCAAGATCGTCACCGTCGCCGACATTATCGAGTACCGTCTGCGCAACGAGACCATGATCCAGCGCATCGCCGAGGCCCGTCTGCCGACCTCCTTCGGCGAGTTCCGCGCCATCGTCTATCGCAACCTGGTCGATTCCACCGAGCATCTGGTGCTCGTGATGGGCAGGATTGACGCCGAGCACCCGGTGCGCGTGCGCGCCCATCGCGAGTATCTCCCGGGCGACGTCTTCGGCTATACGGAGCGTAACACGCGCAGCCTGTTGCAGGCCGCGATGGAACGCATCGCCGAGGTCGGCGAAGGCGTCATCCTCTACCTCAAGCGCGAGTCCGACGCGATCGCTACCGACATCAACGGCAACGGCGCGACCGCCCGCCGCGCGCCCTGGGCGCAGCGCGCGAGCACCCATCTAAGCCCACCCGAGGCCGACTTTCGCGACTACGGCATCGGCGCCCAGATTTTGCGCGACGTCGGCGTGCGCAAGATGGTCCTGCTCTCCGACCAGGCGCCGCGGCTGGCCAATCTGCCCGGCTACGGATTGGAAATCGTCGGCAACGAGCCGCTCTCCAAAGGCGAGCCGGTGCCGGGAGGCTGA
- a CDS encoding LLM class flavin-dependent oxidoreductase, with amino-acid sequence MAKTALAFSIMPDSPLDKIVEWTKEAEDLGFSGVFMTEANNDSLACSLALGMQTRRITLGTAITNIYLRHPVLLANEAATVHHFTGGRFILGLGTGHGESNSRLGIEMGTPMLKMRETVATLRKLLDGGATGPRISGRLPIYLAGVSRPMVKMAGEIADGVIFNFFPPARVHEAMAEIAEGARVAGRSPEAVEPVLFATAFISDDLEAARRPARTLLSRYGALRFYGNMMAKAGFAREIQGIRAARGDAAKALAAVSDAMIDATLLVGPGARVRERLAELCAPGVGTAVVFTNPVNETREAAIRRTMRALRP; translated from the coding sequence ATGGCGAAGACCGCACTTGCCTTCTCGATCATGCCCGACAGCCCCCTTGACAAGATCGTCGAGTGGACCAAAGAGGCCGAAGACCTCGGCTTTTCCGGCGTCTTCATGACCGAGGCCAACAACGACTCGCTCGCATGCTCGCTCGCGCTCGGGATGCAGACGCGGCGGATTACGCTGGGCACCGCGATCACCAACATCTACCTGCGCCATCCGGTGCTCCTCGCCAACGAGGCCGCCACCGTCCATCACTTCACTGGCGGCCGCTTCATCCTCGGGTTGGGCACCGGCCACGGCGAGAGCAACTCGCGCCTAGGGATCGAGATGGGGACGCCGATGCTGAAGATGCGCGAGACGGTGGCGACGCTGCGCAAACTGCTCGACGGCGGCGCCACCGGCCCGCGGATAAGCGGCAGGCTGCCGATCTATCTCGCCGGCGTCTCGCGCCCGATGGTGAAGATGGCGGGCGAGATCGCCGACGGCGTGATCTTCAACTTCTTCCCGCCCGCCCGCGTGCACGAGGCGATGGCCGAAATCGCCGAGGGCGCGCGCGTCGCCGGGCGCAGCCCCGAGGCGGTCGAGCCGGTGCTGTTCGCCACCGCGTTCATCTCCGACGACCTCGAAGCGGCGCGCCGGCCCGCGCGCACGCTGCTGTCGCGCTACGGGGCGCTGCGATTTTACGGCAACATGATGGCCAAGGCAGGGTTCGCGCGCGAGATCCAGGGGATTCGCGCGGCGCGCGGCGACGCCGCCAAGGCGCTCGCCGCGGTGAGCGACGCGATGATTGACGCGACCCTGCTGGTCGGCCCCGGGGCGCGCGTGCGCGAGCGGCTGGCCGAGTTGTGCGCGCCCGGCGTGGGCACCGCGGTAGTGTTCACCAATCCAGTCAACGAAACGCGCGAGGCGGCGATCCGGCGCACGATGCGCGCGCTGCGCCCGTAG
- a CDS encoding LLM class F420-dependent oxidoreductase, with amino-acid sequence MKFATFLYQIAGPDIARVARRAEELGFESLWIPEHLVLPVEYRSPYPYSADGRMPAPPDTPLHDPFLALAYAAAVTSRIRLATGVFVVPLRNPFATAKAVASLDVLSGGRFIFGVGIGWLEEEFDTVGMTFGDRARRTREYLALMRELWTRNDPVFEGRTVRVAGCKFMPKPIQQPRPPVIFGGHTEPSLRRAAQVADGWYGIAENIADTRDLIARLRGHERAQNRTSPLEITLSPRLGGPLTVAQVQTFAEMGVARLITPVGREPERAVRAMEQFHEQVMSRV; translated from the coding sequence GTGAAGTTCGCGACGTTTCTCTATCAGATCGCCGGACCTGATATCGCCCGTGTCGCGCGCCGCGCCGAAGAGCTCGGATTCGAATCACTCTGGATTCCCGAGCATCTGGTACTGCCGGTCGAGTACCGTTCACCGTACCCGTACTCGGCCGACGGCCGGATGCCGGCGCCGCCCGACACGCCCTTGCACGACCCGTTTCTGGCGCTAGCCTACGCGGCGGCGGTGACCAGCCGGATCAGGCTCGCCACCGGCGTGTTCGTGGTGCCGCTGCGAAATCCGTTCGCGACCGCCAAGGCGGTTGCCAGCCTCGACGTGCTCTCCGGCGGCCGGTTCATCTTCGGAGTGGGGATCGGATGGCTGGAGGAGGAATTCGACACAGTCGGGATGACCTTCGGCGACCGCGCGCGGCGCACGCGCGAGTACCTTGCCCTGATGCGCGAGCTGTGGACCCGCAACGACCCGGTCTTCGAGGGGCGCACGGTCCGCGTCGCGGGGTGCAAGTTTATGCCCAAGCCGATTCAGCAGCCACGCCCGCCGGTGATCTTTGGCGGCCATACTGAGCCCTCGCTGCGCCGCGCCGCCCAGGTGGCCGACGGATGGTATGGGATCGCGGAGAACATCGCCGACACCCGCGACCTCATCGCGCGTTTGCGCGGCCATGAGCGCGCGCAGAACCGCACCAGCCCGTTGGAAATCACGCTCAGCCCGCGCTTGGGCGGGCCGCTGACGGTAGCGCAGGTGCAGACCTTCGCCGAGATGGGCGTCGCGCGGCTGATAACCCCGGTCGGGCGCGAGCCGGAGCGCGCCGTGCGCGCGATGGAGCAGTTCCACGAGCAGGTAATGTCGCGCGTTTAA
- the selA gene encoding L-seryl-tRNA(Sec) selenium transferase, with protein sequence MPTVDECLRACEAAPEFAGFGREYLKLAVRRAQDELRAAIATGAHTSSAPARDELIVDVVRRAHAAIAADQPNLRAVVNATGVVLHTNLGRALLAEPAIEALAAAAASPVNLEFDLAGGGRGERDTLVEDELIRLTGAEAATVVNNNAAAVLLALNSLAAGREVVVSRGELIEIGGSFRLPEVMERSGAILREVGTTNRTHPADYERAIGPNTALLLKVHPSNYRVVGFASEVGLKELVEIGRRHGIDVVEDLGAGALVDLSRYGLAREPIVGERIAAGASLVTFSGDKLLGGPQAGLAVGRRELVERLRANPLKRALRCDKLILAALEATLRLHRRTGDLAAALPTLRYLTRTVGELETMALRAREVLAERLGPQFRLETVPSVSQIGSGALPTEQIDSRAIRVTHPALSPEAIAAVFRSARPPVIGRITDGAFLLDLRTVDDASAFAVSFSQALS encoded by the coding sequence ATGCCCACGGTGGACGAATGCCTACGCGCGTGCGAAGCGGCGCCGGAGTTTGCCGGATTCGGCCGCGAATACCTCAAACTCGCTGTGCGTCGAGCGCAGGACGAGTTGCGCGCCGCTATTGCCACCGGCGCGCATACATCATCTGCTCCTGCCCGCGACGAGCTTATTGTCGACGTCGTGCGACGCGCGCACGCCGCGATCGCCGCCGACCAGCCGAATCTGCGCGCGGTGGTCAACGCCACCGGCGTCGTCCTCCATACCAACCTCGGGCGTGCGTTGCTCGCCGAGCCTGCGATCGAGGCGCTCGCCGCCGCCGCAGCCTCTCCTGTGAATCTCGAATTCGACCTCGCTGGTGGCGGTCGCGGCGAGCGCGACACGCTGGTCGAGGACGAACTGATAAGGCTGACGGGCGCAGAGGCGGCGACGGTGGTCAACAACAACGCCGCCGCGGTCCTGCTTGCGCTCAATTCGCTCGCCGCCGGGCGCGAGGTCGTGGTTTCGCGCGGCGAGCTGATCGAGATCGGCGGTTCGTTCCGGCTGCCCGAGGTGATGGAGCGCAGCGGCGCGATCCTGCGCGAGGTCGGCACCACCAATCGCACCCATCCGGCCGACTACGAGCGCGCGATCGGCCCCAACACCGCGCTCCTGCTCAAGGTTCATCCTTCCAACTATCGCGTGGTCGGCTTTGCCTCCGAGGTTGGGCTTAAGGAACTGGTCGAGATCGGGCGCCGCCACGGAATCGACGTGGTCGAAGACCTCGGCGCGGGCGCGCTTGTCGATCTGAGCCGCTACGGGCTGGCGCGCGAGCCGATCGTCGGCGAGCGAATCGCGGCGGGCGCGTCGCTGGTGACATTCTCGGGCGACAAGCTGCTCGGTGGGCCGCAGGCGGGGCTGGCGGTGGGACGGCGCGAATTGGTCGAGCGGCTGCGCGCCAACCCGCTCAAGCGCGCTCTGCGCTGCGACAAGCTGATCCTGGCGGCGCTCGAGGCAACGCTTAGGCTGCATCGGCGCACGGGTGACCTCGCCGCAGCGCTTCCCACCTTGCGCTACCTCACGCGCACGGTGGGCGAGCTGGAGACGATGGCGCTCCGCGCGCGCGAGGTGCTCGCCGAGCGGCTCGGCCCGCAATTCCGGCTCGAGACGGTGCCGAGCGTTTCACAGATCGGCTCCGGGGCGCTGCCGACCGAGCAGATCGACTCGCGCGCGATCCGCGTGACGCATCCGGCGCTCTCGCCTGAGGCGATCGCGGCGGTCTTCCGCAGCGCGCGCCCACCCGTCATCGGCAGAATCACGGACGGCGCCTTCCTGCTCGATCTGCGAACAGTGGACGATGCCTCGGCGTTCGCGGTATCGTTTTCGCAAGCGCTGTCGTAA
- a CDS encoding SCP2 sterol-binding domain-containing protein, with protein MADAPSSCKEAFDAMPSRFKKDAAKGMNAIYQFDLSGDGGGQWQVIIKDQTCEVKDGKAASPNITISMAAKDYLDMINGKLNGQMAFMTGKLKISGDMGLALRLQSLFA; from the coding sequence ATGGCTGACGCCCCGTCTTCGTGCAAAGAAGCGTTCGATGCCATGCCGTCGCGGTTCAAAAAGGACGCGGCTAAGGGCATGAACGCAATCTACCAGTTCGACCTCTCTGGCGACGGCGGTGGCCAATGGCAGGTCATCATCAAGGATCAGACCTGCGAGGTGAAGGACGGCAAGGCGGCCTCGCCCAACATCACCATCTCGATGGCGGCCAAGGACTACCTCGACATGATCAACGGCAAGCTGAACGGCCAGATGGCGTTCATGACCGGAAAGCTGAAGATTTCCGGGGATATGGGGCTGGCCCTGCGTCTGCAAAGTCTCTTCGCCTAG